From a region of the Fusarium verticillioides 7600 chromosome 9, whole genome shotgun sequence genome:
- a CDS encoding acetyltransferase, whose translation MATIRHARREDAPTILQLIQELADYEKEPDANKATVESIQATVAFAPSDSPNVDASIIPATEPISPTKPARCLLLFTPEGEAAGMALYFYNYSTWRSRAGIYLEDLYVRESARGKGYGKKLLSTLAKQVLAIDGARLDWVVLKWNEPSIKFYESIGAYAMNDWVGMRVDGEGLNKLANLTD comes from the exons ATGGCCACAATTCGACATGCCCGAAGGGAGG ATGCTCCCACAattctccagctcatccagGAGCTCGCAGATTACGAGAAGGAGCCTGATGCGAACAAGGCGACCGTTGAAAGCATCCAGGCCACAGTCGCGTTCGCACCCTCCGACTCCCCTAATGTCGACGCCTCCATTATCCCAGCCACCGAACCTATATCACCAACGAAGCCCGCTCGttgccttctcctctttACCCCCGAAGGTGAAGCCGCTGGCATGGCATTGTACTTCTACAACTACAGCACATGGCGCTCGCGTGCTGGTATCTACCTAGAGGACCTATACGTGCGCGAATCGGCACGTGGCAAGGGATACGGCAAGAAACTGTTGAGCACTCTGGCTAAGCAAGtccttgccattgatggCGCTCGGCTTGATTGGGTAGTTCTCAAGTGGAACGAGCCCAGCATCAAGTTCTACGAGAGCATTGGTGCATACGCTATGAACGATTGGGTCGGTATGCGTGTTGATGGCGAGGGCCTGAACAAACTGGCCAATTTAACGGATTGA
- a CDS encoding alcohol dehydrogenase, translating into MTTTQTMKAVNYQGPYKVKVQEIELPKLEHPDDVIVKVTTAAICGSDLHMYEGRTAAEPGITFGHENMGIVEQLGEGVTLLKKGDRVVMPFNVADGRCRNCEEGRTAFCTGVNPGFAGGAYGYVAMGPYRGGQAQYIRVPYADFNALKLPAGKEHEADFILLADIFPTGWHGVEISGFRSGESVAVFGAGPVGLMAAYSAVLRGASRVFVVDRVPERLQAAEKIGCTPIDFSKGDAVDMIIKANDGEEVDRSVDAVGYQAVSKSGDTEQPNIVLENMIRVTRACGGLGIPGLYVPSDPGASDEASAKGMISLSFGKLFEKGLTIGTGQCNVKSYNRYLRDLIISGRAKPSFVVSHEINIEEAEVAYEKFDKRIDGYTKVLIHPNGGF; encoded by the exons ATGACTACTACCCAAACTATGAAGGCTGTCAACTACCAAGGCCCttacaaggtcaaggttcaGGAGATAGAACTCCCTAAGCTGGAGCATCCTGACGACGTCATTGTCAAGGTTACGACT GCTGCTATCTGTGGCTCCGACTTGCA CATGTATGAAGGCCgaacagcagcagaaccCGGCATTACTTTTG GTCATGAGAACATGGGCATCGTTGAACAGCTTGGCGAAGGTGTCacgctgctgaagaaaggaGATCGAGTCGTCATGCCCTTCAACGTCGCTGATGGCCGATGCCGTAACTGTGAAGAGGGAAGAACTGCTTTCTGCACTGGTGTCAACCCCGGATTTGCCGGAGGTGCTTATGGTTATGTCGCCATGGGCCCTTATCGAGGAGGACAGGCTCAGTATATCCGAGTTCCTTATGCTGACTTTAACGCTCTCAAGCTCCCTGCTGGCAAGGAGCATGAAGCTGATTTTATTCTGTTGGCGG ATATCTTCCCCACCGGATGGCACGGTGTTGAAATTTCTGGTTTCCGATCAGGCGAGAGCGTCGCTGTCTTCGGCGCCGGCCCCGTCGGTCTCATGGCCGCTTACTCCGCCGTTCTTCGTGGCGCATCCAGAGTATTCGTCGTTGACCGTGTTCCTGAGCGCCTTCAAGCCGCTGAGAAAATTGGCTGCACGCCCATCGACTTTTCAAAgggagatgctgttgacatgatcatcaaggctaacgatggagaggaggttgatCGTtctgttgatgctgtcggCTACCAGGCTGTCAGTAAGAGCGGCGATACTGAGCAGCCCAATATCGTGTTGGAAAACATGATTCGAGTGACCAGAGCTTGTGGTGGACTGGGTATTCCAGGCCTGTACGTCCCTAGTGATCCTGGCGCTTCTGACGAAGCTTCGGCCAAGGGTATGATCAGTCTTAGCTTCGGCAAGTTATTCGAAAAG GGGCTTACTATCGGCACTGGCCAATGTAATGTCAAGTCTTACAACAGATATCTCCGAGACCTTATTATTTCTGGTCGCGCCAAGCCCAGCTTCGTTGTCTCGCATGAGATCaatattgaagaagctgaagtgGCCTACGAGAAGTTTGATAAGCGAATCGACGGATATACGAAAGTTCTTATCCATCCTAATGGTGGTTTCTAG
- a CDS encoding glutathione S-transferase, whose translation MRVLLSTSSRKLSFIKINTRSIMTNVDTSLPPEPSGAAAKFAAQHAEEHPLKLYGGWFCPFVQRTWITIHEKKIPHQYVEINPYKKEAHFMAMNPRGLVPTLAVPVDPKGKAQKPLFESNIICEYLDEAFTDESKYGPRLLPTDPYERARCRIWIDHISTRIIPSWYKLIQHTPDKTFSLDEAREELKGRIKSLVEEMDPEGPWFLGSTLSLVDICLAPWAKRLFLIDHYKEGGHGIPQSGEGKDGEIWKRWKKWYDAILSRDSVKETWSADERYIIAYKRYAEDTTNSEVGQATRLGKRLP comes from the coding sequence ATGCGAGTTCTACtttcgacttcatcaagaaaACTAAGTTTCATAAAAATTAACACCagatccatcatgacaaaCGTCGACACTTCTCTGCCTCCAGAACCGAGTGGCGCAGCCGCTAAGTTTGCAGCCCAGCATGCTGAAGAGCATCCGCTGAAGCTCTACGGAGGCTGGTTCTGCCCTTTCGTCCAACGGACTTGGATCACTATTCACGAAAAGAAGATTCCTCATCAATATGTAGAGATCAACCCATACAAGAAAGAGGCTCACTTTATGGCCATGAATCCCCGTGGATTGGTCCCTACTCTTGCAGTACCCGTTGACCCGAAGGGCAAGGCGCAGAAGCCTCTGTTCGAGAGCAACATCATTTGTGAATATCTCGATGAGGCATTCACGGACGAGTCTAAGTATGGGCCTCGACTTCTTCCTACCGATCCATATGAGAGGGCAAGATGTCGTATCTGGATCGATCATATCAGCACACGCATCATTCCCTCCTGGTACAAGCTTATACAGCACACTCCCGACAAGACTttcagccttgatgaggcAAGAGAAGAACTGAAAGGGCGCATCAAGTCGCtcgttgaggagatggacccTGAAGGCCCATGGTTTCTGGGCTCGACTCTGAGTCTTGTGGATATTTGCTTAGCACCGTGGGCGAAGCGCCTGTTCCTAATTGATCACTACAAGGAGGGCGGCCATGGTATCCCGCAATCTGGAGAGGGTAAAGATGGAGAGAtttggaagagatggaagaagtggTATGATGCAATTCTCAGTCGCGACAGTGTGAAGGAGACCTGGAGTGCCGATGAACGATACATCATTGCGTATAAGAGATATGCCGAGGATACTACCAACTCTGAAGTTGGTCAGGCTACTCGTTTGGGCAAGCGTCTTCCTTGA